In Kordia antarctica, the following proteins share a genomic window:
- a CDS encoding helix-turn-helix domain-containing protein: MNITPIRNEKDYQNALNRLELIFDAKKGTEQGDELEILSILIDQYENENFPIGMPDPIEAIKFRMEQMGMKQKDLATVIGFNSRVSEILSKKRKLTLDMIRKLNTTLHIPTDVLVQDY; the protein is encoded by the coding sequence ATGAATATAACTCCGATTAGAAACGAAAAAGACTATCAAAATGCACTTAACCGACTTGAGCTGATTTTTGATGCAAAAAAAGGAACTGAACAAGGAGACGAACTTGAGATTCTTTCCATCTTAATTGATCAATACGAAAACGAAAACTTTCCTATTGGAATGCCTGACCCAATTGAAGCAATAAAATTTCGAATGGAACAGATGGGAATGAAGCAGAAAGACTTGGCAACAGTTATTGGGTTTAATAGCAGAGTAAGTGAAATTTTAAGTAAAAAACGCAAACTAACCTTAGATATGATTAGAAAGTTAAATACCACGCTTCATATTCCAACGGACGTTTTAGTTCAAGATTATTAA
- a CDS encoding DEAD/DEAH box helicase, with amino-acid sequence MSTFQEFDLSNQLQFAIEDLGFTTPTPIQEQSFSVIRGGKDVVGIAQTGTGKTFAYMLPILRDLKFSKQVNPRVLVIVPTRELVVQVVDQIQLFAKYINIRTLGVYGGVNMNAQMQILAQGVDIVVATPGRLYDLVLGRALQLKSIKKLVIDEVDVMLDLGFRYQITNILELLPEQRQNIMFSATMTDDVSDLIDDFFSAPHKISIAVSGTPLENISQTCYPVENFYTKVNLLIHLLKDKETYSKVLVFISNKRIADRLFDCLKPDFGEEACVIHSNKTQNYRLRSISQFNEGQNRILVATDVMARGLDLDMITHVINFNTPNYPENYMHRIGRSGRAEAKGNSILFYTEKEREDKETIETLMNYEIPELEFPEEVAISTVLAPEEQTKIHENNNPSKTSGLAPGFHEKKDKNKKTNQGGSYRKEIERKYKKPKTRGDKNYNMRNKKK; translated from the coding sequence ATGTCTACTTTTCAGGAATTTGACTTATCAAATCAATTGCAATTTGCCATTGAAGACTTAGGTTTTACAACGCCAACGCCAATTCAAGAACAATCGTTCTCAGTAATTCGTGGTGGAAAAGATGTTGTGGGAATTGCGCAAACAGGAACAGGAAAAACATTTGCTTACATGTTGCCAATATTGCGCGATTTGAAATTCTCGAAACAAGTAAATCCGCGAGTTTTAGTCATCGTTCCAACGAGAGAATTGGTGGTTCAAGTGGTAGATCAAATTCAATTGTTTGCAAAATATATCAATATCCGAACTCTTGGCGTTTATGGAGGCGTTAATATGAATGCGCAAATGCAAATTTTAGCACAAGGCGTAGATATTGTCGTAGCAACTCCAGGACGATTATACGATTTGGTTTTGGGTAGAGCTTTGCAATTAAAATCTATCAAAAAATTAGTGATTGATGAAGTAGATGTGATGTTGGATTTAGGTTTCCGATACCAGATTACAAACATTCTCGAATTACTTCCTGAACAACGTCAAAACATTATGTTTTCGGCAACAATGACAGATGATGTAAGTGATTTGATTGATGATTTCTTTTCTGCGCCACACAAAATTTCTATCGCAGTAAGCGGAACACCATTAGAAAATATTTCGCAAACATGTTATCCTGTTGAGAACTTTTACACGAAAGTGAACTTACTAATTCATCTTTTAAAAGATAAAGAAACCTATAGTAAAGTGCTGGTTTTTATCTCGAATAAAAGAATCGCAGATAGATTGTTTGATTGTTTGAAACCTGATTTCGGAGAAGAAGCTTGCGTGATTCATTCCAACAAAACTCAAAATTACCGTTTACGTTCTATCAGTCAATTCAACGAAGGTCAGAACCGAATTTTAGTCGCAACAGACGTAATGGCACGTGGATTGGATTTAGATATGATTACGCACGTTATCAACTTTAACACGCCAAACTATCCTGAAAATTACATGCACCGAATTGGTCGATCGGGACGAGCGGAAGCGAAAGGAAATTCGATTTTATTCTACACAGAAAAAGAAAGAGAAGATAAAGAAACGATTGAAACGTTAATGAATTACGAAATTCCTGAATTGGAGTTTCCCGAAGAAGTTGCGATTTCGACAGTTTTAGCGCCAGAAGAGCAAACGAAGATTCACGAAAATAACAATCCTTCAAAAACTTCAGGATTGGCACCAGGTTTTCACGAAAAGAAAGACAAGAATAAGAAAACCAATCAAGGTGGTTCGTACCGAAAAGAAATCGAAAGGAAATATAAAAAGCCGAAAACTCGAGGCGATAAGAATTATAACATGCGGAATAAAAAGAAGTAG
- a CDS encoding RNA polymerase sigma factor yields the protein MESKLIDHLFRHHSGKMVSVLTRIFGLSNLEIIEDAVQDTFVKASISWRKQQPENPEAWLTKAAKNRVLDIFRKLKADRKLLPNLQQSRDFIAVNELFLDPEIEDAQLRMIFTACHPNLDPRDRISFALKTVSGFSIKEISSALLTKEETVKKRLSRARKTIQKGTIKFHIPQGKALPERLESVMEVLYLIFNEGFHSNAKETLIRKELCGEAMRLCKMLLKNEHTRTSAAYALFALMCFHSARLEAKINSSNEILDLKHQDRSLWHLPLIQLGNTIMNKAVQNTEYSCYHYEAAIAAEHLRASNFEETDWEKILYWYEFLYEMQPIPIHVLTMAVVCLQDSKFAKAKNYLDQLEASDFEQRSYLYYGTLSDYYHSTENIEKAIIHLDLALKTVTNSLEKEYLQRKRMVLTS from the coding sequence ATGGAATCAAAACTCATAGACCATTTATTCCGACATCACAGTGGAAAAATGGTCTCTGTGTTAACTCGAATTTTTGGACTTTCCAATCTTGAAATTATTGAAGATGCCGTACAAGATACGTTTGTAAAAGCCAGCATTTCGTGGCGAAAACAACAACCTGAGAATCCAGAAGCTTGGTTAACGAAAGCGGCTAAAAACAGAGTTTTGGATATTTTCAGGAAACTGAAAGCGGACAGAAAACTACTTCCCAATTTGCAGCAAAGTCGCGATTTTATTGCTGTAAACGAACTTTTTTTAGATCCTGAAATTGAAGATGCACAATTGCGTATGATTTTTACGGCGTGTCATCCAAATTTAGATCCGCGTGATCGAATTTCGTTTGCACTGAAAACAGTTTCAGGTTTTAGCATTAAAGAGATTTCTTCTGCATTGTTAACCAAAGAAGAAACCGTAAAAAAACGATTGTCTCGCGCACGAAAAACGATTCAAAAAGGAACTATTAAATTTCACATTCCGCAAGGAAAAGCATTGCCCGAACGTTTGGAAAGCGTCATGGAAGTTTTGTATTTGATTTTTAATGAAGGTTTTCATTCCAATGCAAAAGAAACCTTGATTCGGAAAGAATTGTGCGGTGAAGCCATGCGATTGTGCAAAATGTTGCTCAAAAACGAACATACACGAACTTCCGCTGCGTACGCTTTGTTTGCATTGATGTGTTTTCATTCAGCACGTTTGGAAGCGAAAATAAATTCGTCAAATGAAATTCTCGATTTAAAACATCAAGATCGCAGTTTGTGGCATTTACCATTAATTCAACTCGGAAATACAATAATGAATAAAGCGGTTCAAAATACTGAATATTCTTGTTATCATTACGAAGCCGCTATTGCCGCCGAACATTTACGCGCTTCAAATTTTGAAGAAACCGATTGGGAAAAAATTTTGTATTGGTATGAGTTTTTGTACGAAATGCAACCAATTCCGATTCACGTATTGACAATGGCGGTTGTGTGTTTGCAGGATTCAAAATTCGCTAAAGCAAAAAACTATTTAGATCAACTTGAAGCTTCCGATTTTGAACAACGAAGTTATTTGTATTATGGAACACTTTCAGATTATTATCATTCTACAGAAAACATAGAAAAAGCTATCATACATCTTGATTTGGCGTTAAAAACGGTTACAAATTCTCTTGAAAAAGAATATTTACAGAGGAAACGAATGGTTTTAACTTCTTAA
- a CDS encoding GNAT family N-acetyltransferase, with translation MNIDELKFEKLDFSDVKTLANWAQQEGWNVGAHDVEVYFTTDPDGFYGFHYNSELIAGGSIVSYNGEFGFMGFFIVKPNYRAHGIGRKLWYQRRDMLLSRLNKNAAIGMDGVVAMQSFYQKGGFEIAFRDVRYEKKGTAFTIDSNISSIEATDFENILAYDKQCFGFSRPQFLKPWLQLPLNKTFKYVENGELKGFAIVRKATIGYKICPLFADNLKTADELYKACLNAVSGELLYIDIPMINEDAKALVKKHEATYIFECARMYLGNPPKVDVNKIFGITTFELG, from the coding sequence ATGAATATAGACGAATTAAAATTTGAAAAATTAGATTTTTCTGATGTAAAAACCTTAGCAAATTGGGCGCAACAAGAAGGTTGGAATGTTGGTGCGCACGATGTAGAAGTCTATTTTACCACTGATCCTGATGGTTTTTATGGTTTTCATTACAACAGCGAACTTATTGCTGGCGGATCTATTGTTTCCTATAATGGCGAATTTGGCTTTATGGGATTTTTCATTGTAAAACCCAACTACAGAGCGCACGGAATTGGCAGAAAATTATGGTATCAAAGGCGTGACATGTTGCTTTCGCGATTAAACAAAAATGCCGCAATCGGAATGGATGGAGTTGTCGCAATGCAATCGTTTTATCAAAAAGGTGGTTTTGAAATTGCTTTTAGAGATGTTCGGTACGAGAAAAAAGGAACTGCTTTTACTATTGACTCAAATATTTCTTCTATTGAAGCTACCGATTTTGAAAATATCTTGGCATATGACAAACAATGTTTTGGATTTTCGCGTCCACAATTTTTAAAACCTTGGTTACAGCTTCCGCTGAATAAAACATTCAAATATGTTGAAAATGGCGAGTTAAAAGGATTTGCAATTGTTCGGAAAGCGACGATTGGCTATAAAATTTGTCCGCTATTTGCTGATAATCTAAAAACCGCTGACGAACTTTATAAAGCGTGTTTAAATGCTGTTTCTGGAGAATTGCTTTATATTGATATTCCGATGATTAATGAAGATGCAAAAGCACTTGTAAAAAAGCATGAAGCAACGTATATTTTTGAATGTGCGCGTATGTATTTAGGAAATCCGCCAAAAGTTGATGTCAACAAAATTTTTGGAATTACTACTTTTGAACTTGGTTAA
- a CDS encoding XRE family transcriptional regulator, with protein MKNIQGNIKHLRALKGFSQERFAEELGWSRSMVGSYEEGRSEPPIDRLIDVSNYFNLPIDILVKNDLTQAKDSSFMQLGNQRLLFPITVDENDEELIEIIPTKASAGYLAGYADPEYIEQLQKIKLPFLPTGTHRAFPIKGDSMLPVKDGSYIVAKFVDDFTDVKDGRTYIVLTKNDGLVYKRVYKHFTGLALLLSSDNKAYKEYHVPMEEILEIWAFTCCINTQEYDEKELKLSSIMSMFRELQVELEAVSKMS; from the coding sequence ATGAAAAATATTCAAGGAAACATTAAACATTTGCGAGCGCTCAAAGGTTTCTCTCAGGAACGCTTTGCAGAAGAATTAGGTTGGTCGCGTTCAATGGTTGGCTCGTATGAAGAAGGTCGTTCCGAACCGCCAATTGATCGCTTGATTGATGTTTCAAACTATTTCAATTTACCGATTGATATTCTCGTCAAAAACGATCTCACACAAGCCAAAGATAGTTCGTTTATGCAACTAGGAAATCAACGCTTGTTATTTCCGATTACGGTAGATGAAAATGATGAAGAACTCATAGAGATTATTCCAACAAAAGCTTCCGCTGGATATTTGGCAGGGTATGCAGATCCTGAATATATTGAACAATTACAGAAAATAAAATTACCGTTTTTACCAACAGGAACACATCGTGCATTTCCCATAAAAGGAGATTCTATGTTGCCTGTAAAAGATGGCTCGTACATTGTTGCAAAGTTTGTAGATGATTTTACTGATGTAAAAGATGGACGTACGTATATTGTCTTGACGAAAAATGATGGATTAGTGTACAAACGTGTGTATAAGCACTTTACAGGACTTGCATTGTTATTAAGCAGTGACAATAAAGCATATAAGGAATATCATGTTCCGATGGAAGAAATTTTGGAAATTTGGGCGTTTACGTGTTGCATTAATACGCAAGAATATGATGAAAAAGAATTGAAACTAAGCAGTATTATGTCCATGTTTAGAGAATTGCAAGTGGAACTAGAAGCTGTTAGCAAAATGTCGTAA
- a CDS encoding GNAT family N-acetyltransferase, which yields MIKKLQHTNIKTATDIRDVFQVSYAVEAKLLNATDFPPLKRPLENYINSNTTFFGYFKNTALAGVIEINHTTNFTHIQSLVVAPKFFRQGIGKSLIEFVFNIFDSKLFIVETGVENEPATKLYKKFGFKEVKQWNTDHGIRKIRFELRI from the coding sequence ATGATCAAAAAACTCCAACACACAAACATAAAAACAGCTACTGATATTCGTGATGTGTTTCAAGTTTCATACGCAGTTGAAGCCAAGTTATTAAACGCAACTGATTTTCCTCCTTTAAAAAGACCACTAGAAAACTATATAAACAGTAACACCACATTTTTCGGATATTTTAAAAACACAGCACTCGCAGGCGTTATTGAAATTAATCACACTACGAATTTTACACATATTCAAAGTTTGGTGGTAGCTCCAAAATTCTTCCGACAAGGTATTGGAAAAAGTCTAATAGAATTCGTCTTTAATATATTTGATTCAAAGCTGTTTATAGTTGAAACTGGCGTTGAAAATGAACCTGCAACTAAATTATACAAGAAATTTGGCTTCAAAGAAGTAAAACAATGGAATACGGATCACGGAATTCGTAAAATTCGCTTTGAACTTAGAATATGA
- a CDS encoding AAA family ATPase: protein MIHLIVGNTGAGKTTYSNQLKEETKAIIFSIDTWNHTLFIPDKKPTDGLDWFLERIERVESIIQNLVAQLEASNTDSILDLGLSKYEHREKFRTFAQANNLNIKLHFLDLSAETRWKRISTRNEEKGNTFEFEVTRENFDFMETWFEIPTDEELKDGIVIKR, encoded by the coding sequence ATGATACATTTAATCGTCGGAAATACTGGCGCAGGAAAAACAACGTATTCCAATCAATTAAAAGAAGAAACAAAAGCTATTATTTTTTCTATTGATACTTGGAATCATACACTTTTTATACCTGATAAGAAACCAACTGATGGACTCGATTGGTTTTTAGAACGTATTGAACGTGTAGAATCAATCATTCAAAATTTGGTGGCGCAACTTGAAGCTTCAAACACAGATTCAATTTTAGATTTAGGTTTGTCAAAATACGAACATCGAGAAAAGTTTAGAACATTCGCACAAGCAAATAATTTAAACATCAAACTTCACTTTTTAGATCTTTCTGCGGAAACGCGCTGGAAACGTATCTCAACTAGAAACGAGGAAAAAGGCAACACATTTGAATTTGAAGTTACCCGCGAAAATTTTGATTTTATGGAAACTTGGTTTGAAATTCCAACTGATGAAGAACTGAAAGATGGAATCGTCATAAAACGCTAA
- a CDS encoding SGNH/GDSL hydrolase family protein yields MNIKYTLGAIVSIPLLPILYFQGKKIQKTIPQLPEATGIEGICTVSSNQTFQLITIGESTIAGVGATTHENGFTGTLAKALSEKLVKNISWKVYAKSGYTAKRVKEKIIQNIHEKFADIIVIGLGGNDSFKLNSPKKWNRAIRELIATLREKYPETPIFFINMPPIKEFPAFTNTIKFVMGNLVLHFSKELKKVVNDFDNVHYYSKPIVFNEYIESMNLDATTADFFSDGIHPSEFAYQIWAKDVANYMLEEKILT; encoded by the coding sequence ATGAATATTAAGTATACGCTTGGCGCGATTGTTTCCATTCCGTTGTTGCCGATTTTATATTTTCAAGGAAAGAAAATTCAAAAAACGATTCCGCAATTACCTGAAGCAACAGGAATTGAAGGAATTTGCACCGTTTCAAGCAATCAAACTTTTCAATTAATTACTATTGGCGAAAGCACGATTGCTGGCGTTGGCGCAACTACACATGAAAATGGATTTACGGGAACGCTCGCGAAAGCATTATCCGAAAAATTAGTCAAAAATATTTCATGGAAAGTGTATGCAAAAAGCGGATATACAGCAAAACGTGTCAAAGAAAAAATCATTCAAAACATTCATGAAAAGTTTGCGGATATCATTGTCATTGGACTTGGCGGAAATGATAGTTTTAAATTAAATTCTCCTAAAAAATGGAATAGAGCTATTCGAGAATTGATTGCTACACTTCGTGAAAAATATCCCGAAACGCCCATTTTTTTCATCAATATGCCGCCAATTAAAGAGTTTCCTGCATTTACAAATACGATTAAATTTGTGATGGGAAATTTAGTGTTACACTTTAGCAAAGAACTCAAAAAAGTTGTGAACGATTTTGACAATGTGCATTACTATTCAAAACCCATTGTATTTAATGAGTATATTGAAAGTATGAATTTAGACGCAACAACTGCCGATTTTTTCAGCGATGGCATACATCCGTCAGAATTTGCATATCAAATTTGGGCAAAAGATGTGGCGAATTATATGTTGGAAGAAAAGATTTTAACTTGA
- a CDS encoding YciI family protein has product MKEFMMIFTGADYADLGLSPEELQNRMGKWFAWGNKMEEAGILRGGNALNPQIRRIVGKNRTVTDITSAEVKEIIGGYYIVVAKDFDAVQEIAQDFPDYDLDGTVDIREVTVFEHH; this is encoded by the coding sequence ATGAAAGAATTTATGATGATTTTCACTGGAGCAGATTACGCTGATTTAGGGCTTTCGCCAGAGGAATTACAAAACCGAATGGGAAAATGGTTTGCTTGGGGAAATAAAATGGAAGAAGCAGGAATTCTTCGTGGAGGAAACGCGTTGAATCCTCAAATTCGTAGAATTGTTGGTAAAAATAGAACCGTAACTGATATTACTTCTGCGGAAGTGAAAGAAATAATTGGCGGTTATTACATCGTTGTTGCCAAAGATTTTGACGCTGTACAAGAAATTGCACAAGATTTTCCCGATTACGATTTAGACGGAACTGTTGACATCAGAGAAGTAACCGTTTTTGAACATCATTAA
- a CDS encoding type II toxin-antitoxin system HigB family toxin, translating into MRVIAKRTLRDFWEKHADCSEQLKAWYRETEKSEWSTINELKSEYPSASILKDNRIVYNIKGNNYRLIVKFNFEYQICWIRFIGTHAEYDKIDANTI; encoded by the coding sequence GTGAGAGTCATTGCAAAACGAACTTTACGAGATTTTTGGGAAAAACATGCTGACTGCTCTGAACAGCTAAAAGCTTGGTACAGAGAAACCGAAAAATCCGAATGGAGTACTATTAATGAATTGAAAAGTGAATATCCTAGCGCAAGTATCTTAAAAGACAATAGAATTGTTTACAACATCAAAGGAAATAATTATCGTTTGATTGTAAAGTTCAACTTTGAATACCAAATATGTTGGATACGATTTATAGGAACGCACGCGGAATATGACAAAATTGACGCAAATACCATCTGA
- a CDS encoding SH3 domain-containing protein produces MKINSLTSKFSMFFAVIFLISCGDKTKQENPETTTETTSEASDTTAETPKEDTTYYSWVDNINVRDASNTKGKVVGTYSAEDALEFTGVKSDHKDIITLRGVAYNDNWLKITTKDNKEGWVFGGAVKHEDEIKGNGIITNEKFDFPHFGSFDLNSWTDLGVTKTQGGDAETSTYRYMKDNQILEIEKTDVGEYGYYYTYRLMDAKNTLQKERKFSFEAGMGDTGTMMELTEVVKNFTNKKQYARKQMLTKHFMQLNARPEMVNGNWEETALIDESKIAFAKPLQIISDFVSLPKEVDIDSGCSCTFRTHPKDYETVIFFSTIEEAPKAFAAIRIDGKNILLKSKKVKNPDYKRGDYHAHYYNDTYDLKIIAFRNGEPETESQEYAGTMQLTSKDGTVHIDINTFGVCGC; encoded by the coding sequence ATGAAAATCAATTCCCTTACTTCAAAATTCAGTATGTTTTTCGCTGTTATTTTTCTAATTTCTTGTGGAGATAAAACAAAGCAAGAAAACCCTGAGACAACAACTGAAACCACTTCAGAAGCTTCCGATACAACTGCGGAAACTCCAAAAGAAGACACTACTTATTATTCTTGGGTTGATAATATTAACGTTAGAGATGCTTCAAATACGAAAGGAAAAGTTGTTGGAACGTATAGCGCTGAAGATGCATTAGAATTTACAGGAGTCAAATCTGATCATAAAGATATTATTACACTTAGAGGTGTTGCGTATAATGATAATTGGCTAAAAATCACTACAAAAGACAACAAAGAAGGTTGGGTTTTTGGTGGCGCTGTAAAACATGAAGACGAAATAAAAGGAAATGGAATTATTACAAATGAGAAATTTGACTTTCCACACTTTGGGAGTTTTGATCTCAATTCTTGGACAGATTTAGGCGTTACAAAAACACAAGGTGGCGACGCAGAAACTTCTACATATCGATATATGAAAGACAATCAAATTCTGGAAATTGAAAAAACGGATGTTGGCGAATATGGCTATTATTATACCTACAGATTGATGGATGCAAAAAATACGCTTCAAAAAGAACGAAAATTTAGTTTTGAAGCTGGTATGGGAGACACAGGAACTATGATGGAATTGACTGAAGTCGTGAAAAATTTTACCAATAAAAAACAATATGCGCGCAAACAAATGCTTACCAAACATTTTATGCAATTAAACGCCAGACCAGAAATGGTAAACGGCAATTGGGAAGAAACTGCCTTGATAGATGAGAGCAAAATAGCATTTGCAAAACCTTTACAAATTATTAGTGATTTTGTGTCTTTACCAAAAGAAGTTGATATTGATAGTGGTTGTAGTTGTACGTTTAGAACGCATCCGAAAGACTATGAAACAGTCATCTTTTTTAGTACAATTGAAGAAGCTCCAAAAGCGTTTGCCGCAATTAGAATTGATGGAAAAAACATCCTTTTAAAAAGTAAAAAAGTAAAAAATCCCGATTATAAACGCGGTGATTATCATGCACATTATTACAATGATACGTACGATTTAAAAATTATTGCCTTTAGAAATGGAGAACCCGAAACTGAAAGTCAAGAATATGCTGGCACGATGCAACTTACCTCAAAAGACGGAACTGTACATATAGATATCAACACGTTTGGCGTTTGTGGTTGCTAA
- a CDS encoding exonuclease domain-containing protein, which yields MSKTQMYTIIDVETTGRSNQITEISIFKFDGTKVVDEFTSLVNPNALIPPYITTLTGIDNALVANAPTFAEIAEEVLSITKDTIFVAHNVNFDYNVIRNEFKAIEIDFRSKKLCTVRLSRALLPGHKSYSLGKLCKSLEIPLSDRHRARGDAAATVLLFELLLEQEAAEATFQKFLKPSSKEATLPPHLPSKIFEALPIQAGVYYFKNKKGKIIYVGKAKNIQKRVLSHFYNKSKKELDLCRETADIDFELSGSELVALLMEDSAIKHHYPIYNSASKRKTKSYAIFEYSDRGGVKHLAFNDAKIIQNPLITFYNIRDCRTYLERLCMQFELCPKYCHLQENVRECSHFLIQSCKGVCKKEEAVEVYNERVDLAISHSLEASQNVVIKQKGRNANEEAFVLVKNGLYLGYGFVDLDVQINHTDELEHHLIKQKDNVDVQRILRKVLLETKVGKDLVFGVG from the coding sequence ATGTCTAAAACCCAAATGTATACCATAATTGATGTTGAAACTACAGGACGTAGCAATCAAATCACGGAGATTTCTATTTTTAAGTTTGATGGAACTAAAGTTGTGGACGAGTTTACTTCTTTGGTGAATCCGAACGCGCTCATTCCTCCGTATATTACAACGTTGACAGGAATTGACAATGCGCTCGTTGCCAATGCGCCAACGTTTGCAGAAATCGCAGAAGAAGTGTTAAGCATTACGAAAGACACGATTTTTGTAGCGCATAATGTCAATTTTGATTACAACGTAATTCGCAATGAATTTAAAGCAATCGAAATTGATTTTAGAAGCAAAAAACTGTGTACAGTTCGGTTATCGCGCGCGTTACTTCCTGGACATAAATCTTATAGTTTAGGGAAATTATGCAAGTCGTTGGAAATTCCACTTTCGGACAGACACCGAGCTAGAGGCGACGCAGCAGCAACCGTACTTTTGTTTGAATTATTGTTAGAACAAGAAGCCGCAGAAGCAACTTTTCAGAAGTTTTTAAAACCGAGTTCTAAGGAAGCGACACTTCCACCACATTTACCAAGTAAAATTTTTGAAGCCTTGCCAATACAAGCAGGCGTGTATTATTTTAAGAATAAAAAAGGTAAGATTATTTATGTTGGAAAAGCAAAAAATATACAAAAACGTGTGTTGAGTCATTTTTATAATAAATCTAAAAAAGAACTTGATTTGTGTAGAGAAACCGCAGATATTGATTTTGAATTATCAGGAAGTGAATTGGTTGCTTTATTGATGGAAGATTCAGCAATAAAACATCATTATCCAATATATAATAGTGCTTCTAAACGAAAGACAAAAAGTTATGCGATTTTTGAGTATTCCGATCGTGGCGGCGTGAAACATTTGGCGTTTAATGATGCCAAAATCATTCAGAATCCGTTGATTACTTTTTACAATATTCGCGATTGTAGAACGTATTTGGAACGTTTATGTATGCAATTTGAATTGTGTCCGAAGTATTGTCATTTGCAAGAAAATGTTCGGGAATGTTCGCACTTTTTGATTCAATCCTGTAAAGGAGTTTGCAAAAAAGAAGAAGCTGTCGAAGTCTACAATGAACGTGTTGATTTGGCAATTTCGCATTCGCTAGAAGCTTCTCAAAATGTGGTCATTAAACAAAAAGGACGAAACGCCAACGAAGAAGCGTTTGTGTTAGTCAAAAACGGTTTGTATTTAGGCTACGGATTTGTGGATTTGGATGTACAAATAAATCACACCGACGAATTGGAACATCATCTCATCAAACAAAAAGACAATGTAGATGTGCAACGTATTTTGCGGAAGGTGTTGTTGGAGACTAAGGTTGGGAAGGATTTGGTTTTTGGGGTTGGTTGA
- a CDS encoding DUF2256 domain-containing protein — protein sequence MKKTHLPSKLCKVCQLPFNWRKKWERVWDEVQYCSERCRRNKNKKDD from the coding sequence ATGAAGAAAACGCACTTGCCATCAAAATTATGTAAAGTTTGCCAATTACCTTTTAATTGGCGAAAAAAGTGGGAACGCGTTTGGGACGAAGTTCAATATTGTAGCGAACGCTGTCGCAGAAATAAAAATAAAAAAGATGACTAA